In the genome of Neovison vison isolate M4711 chromosome 3, ASM_NN_V1, whole genome shotgun sequence, one region contains:
- the GLI2 gene encoding zinc finger protein GLI2 yields the protein METSASVTATEKKDAKSGSLEGAAFPDPGRKASALAVAAAAAVAAHGVPQHLLPPLHAPLPIDMRHQEGRYHYEPHSAHGVHGPPALSGSPVISDISLIRLSPHPAGPGESPFNAPHPYVSPHMEHYLRAVHSSPTLPAISAARGLSPADVAHEHLKERGLFGLPAPGTNPSDYYHQMTLMAGHPAPYGDLLMQSGGAASAPHLHDYLNPVDVSRFSSPRVTPRLSRKRALSISPLSDASLDLQRMIRTSPNSLVAYINNSRSSSAASGSYGHLSAGTLSPAFTFPHPINPVAYQQILSQQRGLGSAFGHTPPLIQPSPTFLAQQPMPLTSINATPTQLSSSSNCLSNATQNKPSSESAVSSTVNPIVIHKRSKVKTEAEGLRPASPLTLTQEQLADLKEDLDRDDCKQEAEVIIYETNCHWEDCTKEYDTQEQLVHHINNEHIHGEKKEFVCRWQACTREQKPFKAQYMLVVHMRRHTGEKPHKCTFEGCSKAYSRLENLKTHLRSHTGEKPYVCEHEGCNKAFSNASDRAKHQNRTHSNEKPYICKIPGCTKRYTDPSSLRKHVKTVHGPDAHVTKKQRNDVHLRAPLLKENGDNEASAEPGGRGSEESAEASSTSQAVEDCLHIKAIKTESSGLCQSSPGAQSSCSSEPSPLGSAPNNDSGVEMPGTGPGSLGDLTALDDTPPGADASALAAPSAGGLQLRKHMTAMHRFEQLKKEKLKSLKDSCSWAGPAPHTRNTKLPPLPGSGSILENLSGGGPAGLLPNPRLSELSASEVTMLSHLQERRDSSTSTVSSAYTVSRRSSGISPYFSSRRSSEASPLGAGRPHNASSADSYDPISTDASRRSSEASQCSGVGGGGGAGPLSLTPAQQYSLRAKYAAATGGPPPTPLPGLERASLRTRLAPPAPCPRPLGPRRGSDGPAHGHTGPAPAFPHEAPGGGARRASDPVRRPDTLATPRVQRFHSAHDVNPAPLPPCADRRSLRLSGLASADGGLVRSAYSPRPPSISEHVTMEALVAGADSAGPDMGLVLPEDDLVLPDDVVQYIKAHAGGALDDSPPQAYPPESTCFSENPKLPSPGLPGPRRMVAADSNVGPSIPGLGGCQPGYGTPSSLNKNSMPVQWNEVSSGTVDTLASQGKPSPFLQGNLAVVQQKPAFGQYTGYGPQGLPLSPGALDSAQTHFQPCGGGPSVPRINYMRQPGTGGPCPNMTTTGSPHTNYGQAHPQLSPSTMGGALNPYPPSCSNTVAKPVHLGLPQQMEVAPEAAMMGSNHRELGITNSNLTGMPPLHSTQSYPQQSHHLATPMSQEGYRQGSHLLPSQQPGFMEPQQGAVGVAGSSFGLVQPRPPAEPSPAGCHRGVRAGLQLAYARATSHAMATVSASQEMVDVPKGAMSNVVSRPPQPAPQDVAGTQDHSMLYYYGQIHMYEQNGGLENHVGCQVVRPQPPQPQACPDSIQPQPLPSPGVNQVSSTVDSQLLEAPQIDFDAIMDDGDHSSLLSGALSPSLLHSLSQNSSCLTTPRNSLTLPSIPTGISNMAVGDMSSMLTSLAEESKFLNMMT from the exons GCCTCCTGCCCTAAGCGGCAGCCCTGTTATCTCCGACATTTCGTTGATCCGGCTTTCCCCACACCCTGCCGGCCCTGGGGAGTCCCCCTTCAACGCCCCCCACCCGTACGTGAGCCCCCACATGGAGCATTACCTCCGTGCCGTGCACAGCAGCCCCACGCTCCCCGCGATCTCTGCAGCCCGGGGTCTGAGCCCCGCTGACG TGGCTCACGAGCACCTCAAGGAGAGGGGGCTGTTTGGCCTCCCCGCACCAGGCACCAACCCCTCTGACTATTACCACCAGATGACCCTCATGGCAGGCCACCCTGCACCCTACGGGGACCTGCTGATGCAGAGTGGGGGTGCCGCCAGTGCACCCCATCTTCACGACTACCTCAATCCAGTGGATG TGTCGCGTTTCTCCAGCCCGCGGGTGACGCCGCGCCTGAGCCGCAAGCGGGCGCTGTCCATCTCCCCGCTCTCCGATGCCAGCCTGGACCTGCAGCGGATGATCCGGACCTCCCCCAACTCGCTGGTGGCCTACATCAACAACTCCCGGAGCAGCTCTGCAGCCAGCGGCTCCTACGGGCACCTGTCGGCAGGCACCCTCAG CCCTGCTTTTACTTTTCCCCATCCCATCAACCCAGTGGCCTACCAGCAGATCCTGAGCCAGCAGAGGGGCCTGGGATCTGCCTTCGGACACACTCCACCCTTGATCCAGCCCTCGCCCACCTTCCTGGCCCAGCAGCCCATGCCCCTCACCTCTATCAACGCCACACCCACCCagctcagcagcagcagcaactgtCTGAGCAATGCCACCCAG AACAAGCCGAGCAGCGAGTCGGCTGTGAGCAGCACGGTCAACCCCATCGTCATTCATAAGCGCAGCAAGGTCAAGACAGAGGCCGAGGGCCTGCGGCCAGCCTCCCCATTGACCCTGACGCAG gagCAGCTGGCTGACCTCAAGGAAGACCTGGACAGGGATGACTGCAAGCAGGAGGCCGAGGTGATCATCTATGAGACCAATTGCCACTGGGAGGACTGCACCAAGGAGTACGACACGCAGGAACAGCTGGTGCAT CACATCAACAACGAGCACATCCACGGCGAGAAGAAGGAGTTTGTGTGCCGCTGGCAGGCCTGCACCCGGGAGCAGAAGCCCTTCAAGGCTCAGTACATGCTCGTCGTGCACATGCGCAGACACACGGGCGAGAAGCCCCACAAGTGCACG TTCGAGGGATGCTCAAAGGCCTACTCTCGCCTGGAGAACCTGAAGACACACCTGCGttcccacactggggagaaacCGTACGTGTGCGAGCACGAGGGTTGCAACAAGGCCTTCTCCAATGCCTCCGACCGCGCCAAGCACCAGAACCGCACCCACTCCAATGAG aAACCCTATATCTGCAAGATCCCAGGCTGTACCAAGCGATACACGGACCCCAGCTCCCTCCGGAAGCACGTGAAAACGGTACATGGCCCAGACGCTCACGTCACCAAGAAGCAGCGCAACGATGTGCACCTCCGTGCCCCCCTGCTCAAGGAGAACGGGGACAATGAGGCCAGTGCCGAGCCCGGTGGCCGGGGCTCTGAGGAGAGTGCTGAGGCCAGCAGCACCAGCCAGGCCGTGGAGGACTGCCTACACATCAAAGCCATCAAGACCGAGAGCTCCGGG CTGTGTCAGTCCAGCCCCGGGGCCCAGTCATCCTGCAGCAGTGAGCCCTCTCCCCTGGGCAGTGCCCCCAACAATGACAGCGGCGTGGAGATGCCAGGGACAGGGCCCGGGAGCCTGGGAGACCTGACGGCTCTGGATGACACGCCCCCGGGGGCCGATGCCTCAGCCCTGGCCGCTCCCTCTGCTGGTGGCTTGCAGCTGCGCAAACATATGACGGCCATGCACCGGTTCGAGCAGCTCAAGAAGGAGAAGCTCAAGTCGCTCAAGGATTCCTGTTCCTGGGCTGGGCCGGCTCCACACACCCGGAACACCAagctgcctcccctcccaggaaGTG GCTCCATCCTGGAAAACCTCAGCGGCGGCGGGCCAGCCGGGCTGCTGCCCAACCCGCGTTTGTCGGAGCTGTCCGCGAGCGAGGTGACCATGCTGAGCCACCTGCAGGAGCGCCGCGACAGCTCCACCAGCACAGTCAGCTCCGCCTACACCGTGAGCCGCCGCTCCTCCGGCATCTCTCCCTACTTCTCCAGCCGCCGCTCCAGCGAGGCGTCGCCCCTGGGCGCCGGCCGCCCCCACAACGCCAGCTCGGCCGACTCCTACGACCCGATCTCCACTGACGCGTCGCGGCGATCGAGCGAGGCCAGCCAGTGCAGCGGCgtcgggggcggcgggggcgcggggccgCTCAGCCTCACTCCAGCGCAGCAGTACAGCCTGCGGGCCAAGTACGCAGCGGCCACTGGCGGGCCGCCCCCGACCCCGCTGCCCGGGCTGGAGCGTGCGAGCCTGCGGACCAGGCTGGCGCCGCCCGCCCCCTGCCCGCGCCCGCTGGGGCCTCGGCGGGGCAGCGATGGGCCCGCCCACGGCCACACGGGGCCCGCACCCGCCTTTCCCCACGAGGCGCCGGGCGGCGGGGCGCGGCGGGCCAGCGACCCAGTGAGACGGCCCGACACCCTGGCCACGCCGCGGGTGCAGCGCTTCCATAGTGCGCATGATGTGAACCCGGCCCCGCTGCCGCCCTGCGCCGACCGGCGAAGCCTCCGCCTGTCAGGCCTCGCGAGCGCCGATGGCGGCCTGGTCCGCAGCGCCTACTCACCCCGGCCGCCCAGCATCAGCGAGCACGTGACTATGGAGGCCTTGGTTGCGGGCGCGGACAGCGCAGGGCCCGACATGGGCCTCGTGCTGCCCGAGGACGACCTTGTGCTGCCCGACGACGTGGTGCAGTACATCAAGGCGCACGCCGGTGGGGCCCTGGACGACAGCCCCCCGCAGGCCTACCCCCCGGAAAGCACCTGCTTCTCCGAGAACCCCAAACTGCCCAGCCCGGGGCTGCCTGGCCCGCGTAGGATGGTGGCCGCCGACTCCAACGTGGGCCCCTCCATCCCGGGGCTGGGAGGTTGCCAGCCGGGCTACGGGACCCCCTCCAGCCTGAACAAAAACAGCATGCCTGTGCAGTGGAATGAGGTGAGTTCTGGCACCGTGGACACGCTGGCCAGCCAGGGGAAGCCTTCGCCCTTCCTGCAGGGCAACCTGGCTGTGGTGCAGCAGAAGCCAGCCTTCGGCCAGTACACAGGCTATGGTCCTCAAGGTCTGCCCCTGAGCCCCGGGGCCCTGGACAGTGCGCAGACACACTTCCAGCCCTGCGGGGGCGGTCCCTCTGTGCCTAGGATAAATTATATGCGGCAGCCAGGGACAGGTGGTCCGTGTCCCAATATGACCACCACCGGGAGCCCCCACACCAACTATGGCCAAGCCCACCCCCAGTTGAGCCCCAGTACCATGGGTGGGGCCCTGAACCCATACCCCCCATCCTGCAGCAACACGGTGGCCAAACCAGTCCACCTGGGGCTCCCCCAGCAAATGGAAGTTGCTCCCGAAGCTGCCATGATGGGCAGCAACCACAGGGAACTTGGAATCACCAATTCCAACCTGACCGGGATGCCACCCCTTCACTCAACCCAGAGCTACCCACAGCAGAGCCATCACCTGGCAACTCCCATGAGCCAGGAGGGCTACCGCCAGGGCTCCCACCTTCTGCCTTCCCAGCAACCCGGCTTCATGGAGCCCCAGCAGGGTGCTGTTGGGGTGGCCGGATCCAGCTTTGGTCTAGTGCAACCCCGGCCACCCGCTGAGCCCAGCCCTGCCGGCTGCCACCGTGGGGTGCGGGCTGGACTGCAGCTGGCCTATGCCAGGGCCACCAGCCACGCCATGGCCACTGTGTCAGCCAGCCAGGAGATGGTCGATGTGCCCAAAGGAGCGATGAGCAACGTGGTGTCCCGGCCTCCTCAGCCAGCCCCACAGGACGTGGCCGGGACCCAGGATCACAGCATGCTCTATTACTATGGCCAGATCCACATGTACGAACAGAACGGAGGCCTGGAGAACCATGTGGGCTGCCAGGTTGTGCGGCCCCAGCCACCGCAGCCACAGGCTTGCCCAGACAgcatccagccccagcccctgccctcgcCGGGGGTCAACCAGGTGTCCAGCACAGTGGACTCCCAGCTCCTGGAGGCTCCCCAGATTGATTTCGATGCCATCATGGATGATGGCGATCACTCAAGCCTGCTTTCAGGCGCCCTGAGTCCCAGCCTCCTCCACAGCCTCTCCCAGAACTCCTCCTGCCTCACCACCCCCCGGAACTCCCTGACTCTACCTTCCATCCCCACGGGCATCAGCAACATGGCTGTTGGGGACATGAGCTCCATGCTCACCAGCTTGGCCGAGGAGAGCAAATTCCTGAACATGATGACCTAA